A region from the Vulpes lagopus strain Blue_001 chromosome 5, ASM1834538v1, whole genome shotgun sequence genome encodes:
- the LOC121491045 gene encoding tyrosine-protein kinase ZAP-70: MPDPAAHLPFFYGSISRAEAEEHLKLAGMADGLFLLRQCLRSLGGYVLSLVHNVRFHHFPIERQLNGTYAIAGGKAHCGPAELCEFYSRDPDGLPCNLRKPCNRPSGLEPQPGVFDCLRDAMVRDYVRQTWKLEGEALEQAIISQAPQVEKLIATTAHERMPWYHSSLTREEAERKLYSGSQTDGKFLLRPRKEQGTYALSLIYGKTVYHYLISQDKAGKYCIPEGTKFDTLWQLVEYLKLKADGLIYCLKDACPNTNASSEAAAPTLPAHPSTFTQAHRRIDTLNSDGYTPEPARLASSEKAQSMPMDTSVYESPYSDPEELKDKKLFLKRENLLMADIELGCGNFGSVRQGVYRMRKKQIDVAIKVLKHSTEKTDKDEMMREAQIMHQLDNPYIVRLIGVCQAEALMLVMEMAGGGPLHKFLLGKKEEIPISNVAELLHQVSMGMKYLEEKNFVHRDLAARNVLLVNRHYAKISDFGLSKALGADDSYYTARSAGKWPLKWYAPECFNFRKFSSRSDVWSYGVTMWEAFSYGQKPYKKMKGPEVIAFIEQGKRMECPLECPPEMYTLMKDCWIYKWEDRPDFQAVEQRMRAYYYSVASKAEDLPGCGKGVEASSV, encoded by the exons ATGCCGGACCCCGCGGCGCACCTGCCCTTCTTCTACGGCAGCATCTCGCGCGCCGAGGCCGAGGAGCACCTGAAGCTGGCGGGCATGGCCGACGGGCTCTTCCTGCTGCGCCAGTGCCTGCGCTCGCTGGGCGGCTACGTGCTCTCCCTCGTGCACAATGTGCGCTTCCACCACTTCCCCATCGAGCGCCAGCTCAACGGCACCTACGCCATCGCCGGCGGCAAGGCGCACTGCGGCCCGGCCGAGCTCTGCGAGTTCTACTCGCGCGACCCCGACGGGCTGCCCTGCAACCTGCGCAAGCCGTGCAACCGGCCGTCCGGGCTCGAGCCGCAGCCCGGGGTCTTCGACTGCCTGCGCGACGCCATGGTGCGCGACTACGTGCGCCAGACGTGGAAGCTGGAG GGCGAGGCCCTGGAGCAGGCCATCATCAGCCAAGCTCCCCAGGTGGAGAAGCTCATTGCCACGACAGCTCATGAGCGGATGCCCTGGTACCACAGCAGCCTGACACGCGAGGAGGCAGAGCGCAAACTCTATTCGGGCTCGCAGACCGACGGCAAGTTCCT GTTGAGGCCCCGGAAGGAGCAGGGCACGTATGCACTGTCCCTGATCTATGGGAAAACAGTGTACCACTACCTCATCAGCCAGGACAAGGCAGGCAAATACTGTATTCCTGAGGGGACCAAGTTTGACACCCTCTGGCAG CTGGTAGAGTACCTGAAGCTAAAGGCAGATGGGCTCATCTACTGCCTGAAGGACGCCTGCCCCAACACCAACGCCAGCTCAG AGGCTGCTGCTCCCACACTTCCAGCCCACCCATCCACGTTCACCCAG GCTCACAGGCGGATTGACACCCTCAACTCAGATGGATACACCCCTGAACCAG CACGCCTAGCATCCTCAGAGAAAGCACAGTCAATGCCCATGGACACGAGTGTGTATGAGAGCCCCTACAGCGATCCTGAGGAGCTCAAGGACAAGAAGCTCTTCCTGAAGCGTGAGAACCTCCTCATGGCTGACATAGAACTCGGCTGTGGCAACTTTGGCTCAGTACGCCAGGGCGTCTACCGCATGCGCAA GAAGCAGATTGATGTGGCCATCAAGGTGCTGAAGCATAGCACGGAGAAGACAGACAAGGATGAGATGATGCGCGAGGCACAGATCATGCACCAGCTGGACAACCCCTACATCGTGCGGCTCATCGGTGTCTGCCAGGCCGAGGCCCTCATGCTCGTCATGGAGATGGCGGGCGGCGGGCCCCTGCACAAGTTCCTGCTTGGGAAGAA GGAGGAGATCCCCATCAGCAATGTGGCAGAGCTGCTGCACCAGGTGTCCATGGGGATGAAGTACCTGGAGGAGAAAAACTTTGTGCACCGTGACCTGGCGGCCCGCAATGTCCTGCTAGTCAACCGGCACTACGCCAAGATCAGTGACTTTGGTCTCTCCAAGGCACTGGGTGCCGACGACAGCTATTACACT GCCCGCTCGGCGGGGAAGTGGCCACTCAAGTGGTATGCGCCCGAGTGCTTCAACTTCCGCAAGTTCTCCAGCCGCAGTGACGTCTGGAGCTACGGGGTCACCATGTGGGAGGCCTTCTCCTATGGCCAGAAGCCCTACAAG AAGATGAAGGGGCCTGAGGTCATAGCCTTCATTGAGCAGGGCAAGCGGATGGAGTGCCCCCTAGAGTGTCCACCTGAAATGTACACACTCATGAAGGACTGTTGGATCTACAA GTGGGAGGACCGCCCAGACTTCCAAGCTGTGGAGCAGCGCATGCGGGCCTACTATTATAGCGTGGCAAGCAAGGCTGAGGACCTCCCAGGGTGTGGAAAGGGGGTTGAAGCTTCTTCTGTCTGA